Below is a window of Hydrogenimonas sp. SS33 DNA.
TGCCGCCACATCATGAACGCTCTGGCATTGCTTCTAAAATCCAAACGCCTCCTTGCGACCCTGCGGCGTTAGGTCTACGCGAGAAGATCGCGAATGACGGGGTTTCCGTGGGTCAGAATTTCGGGATTGGTGATACCGTAAATTTTGTAAAGGGTCGCCGCGATACTGAAAACCTGGAAATGGTAAGACTCACCGCTTCGGCCGAAGTTTTTGGGCCTGGTATAGAGGCGTGTCCCCTGTCCCGTCACTTCCGTCTCCCCCACGATACCCAGGCGGTTCATGTAGTCCCGGCCGCCGAACCAGTAGACATTCTGATTGTTGCCGTGGTCCCACCCCAGGGAGTTGTTGTAATTGGCGTTACGCCCGAATTCTCCAAAGACGACGATACTGATATTGTTTTTCCCGGCTGCTTTCATATGCGCCACGGCGACTTCGACCGATTCCATCAGGTCGGTCATCCTGCGGGTATAGCTGTCGATGGCGTTGGAGTGGTCATCCCACCCGCCGAGGCCCGGACTTCCCAGGCTCACCATTTTCGTATGCTCGTTTGCGATGAGCAGGTTCATGGCCGTTTTGAGACGCTGTCCAAAAACATTATCGGGGTATTCAATCCCTTCGGGCGGTTCCATGGCGGCTATATCGTTGGCGAAGCTCTCCAGCGTGGCGCGGCGTTCGAACCCTTCCCTCACTTTGCCGGGTGCGTTGAAGCGCTGCGCGAGCCGGTCGAAATAGTTTCCGTAGGTGGCGTTGGCATCGTGGTTCAAAACTCTGTCTTCGTAGTACCATCCGTCCCG
It encodes the following:
- a CDS encoding DUF1501 domain-containing protein — protein: MKREIGENHIDRRRFLKGLGAFSAASLLPLRLKSADLPYDRIEFDPALYEKNNAQTVIIYLYGGPSELAGNLSNIEEISSKSQNPYPLGNDRYMKVVEKYNIWGNAGGYAMERMLDAGDLNLFRTCYRTVDDLKSHGECTSQAQRGRDLAGGAGIIANIAAVLSRRGILTEPTGTEDVGKSIPFVTMEGESTFFTEDDLDLESFLKPVAFGSGASNPYRRDGWYYEDRVLNHDANATYGNYFDRLAQRFNAPGKVREGFERRATLESFANDIAAMEPPEGIEYPDNVFGQRLKTAMNLLIANEHTKMVSLGSPGLGGWDDHSNAIDSYTRRMTDLMESVEVAVAHMKAAGKNNISIVVFGEFGRNANYNNSLGWDHGNNQNVYWFGGRDYMNRLGIVGETEVTGQGTRLYTRPKNFGRSGESYHFQVFSIAATLYKIYGITNPEILTHGNPVIRDLLA